A window from Ignavibacteriota bacterium encodes these proteins:
- the lpxK gene encoding tetraacyldisaccharide 4'-kinase, giving the protein MIKFIRIILSPLTILYKLIIDLRNDLFDKNIFKQTKVDCKVISVGNITVGGSGKTPFVIMLTKYLKSKNNKVGVLSRGYGRNSNGYLLVSKDGTPLLNVNKSGDEIILVSNECKVPAAVAEKRVEGAQKFLMDVELETIVLDDAFQHRWIKRDLDIAIIDQKFLSSVNDIEQNLLPLGNMREPFESVSRADMVIINRKFSPKINIPTKLKHHFSEKEVYFSYYKVEGIYDVKNYKKYSINEFEGQNSLVVCGIARPFSFLRVLEENNINIKNKIIFTDHKEYTIKEVEQIRKEFYSTNSHSVLTTQKDAVKLMEFNKELDDIDIYFLKIELIIEDEKKFFEKIDSKIFN; this is encoded by the coding sequence TTGATAAAGTTTATCCGAATAATTTTATCTCCGTTAACAATTTTATATAAGCTCATTATTGATCTTCGTAATGATCTGTTTGATAAAAATATCTTCAAACAAACGAAAGTTGATTGCAAGGTTATTTCAGTTGGAAATATTACCGTTGGTGGTTCCGGCAAAACTCCTTTTGTTATTATGTTAACAAAGTACTTAAAAAGTAAAAATAATAAAGTTGGTGTTTTAAGTAGAGGTTACGGAAGAAACAGCAATGGATATTTGCTTGTTTCAAAAGATGGAACTCCTTTGCTAAATGTTAATAAATCCGGTGATGAAATAATTCTCGTTTCAAATGAATGTAAAGTTCCAGCAGCAGTAGCTGAAAAACGAGTTGAAGGAGCACAGAAATTTTTAATGGATGTTGAATTAGAAACAATTGTTCTGGATGATGCATTTCAGCACAGATGGATTAAGCGTGATTTGGATATAGCAATAATTGATCAAAAATTTCTAAGTAGTGTTAATGATATCGAACAAAATTTATTACCATTGGGAAATATGCGCGAACCATTTGAATCTGTTAGTCGTGCAGATATGGTAATCATAAATAGAAAATTTTCACCAAAAATTAATATTCCAACAAAACTCAAACATCATTTTTCCGAAAAGGAAGTATATTTTTCTTATTACAAAGTTGAAGGAATTTATGATGTTAAAAACTATAAAAAATATTCCATCAATGAGTTTGAAGGTCAAAATAGTTTAGTAGTTTGCGGAATCGCAAGACCATTTTCATTTTTAAGAGTTTTGGAAGAAAATAACATTAATATTAAGAATAAAATTATTTTTACTGATCACAAAGAATATACAATAAAAGAAGTTGAACAAATTCGAAAAGAATTTTACAGTACAAATTCTCATTCAGTTTTAACTACGCAAAAAGATGCAGTAAAATTAATGGAGTTCAACAAAGAACTTGATGACATAGATATTTATTTTCTAAAAATAGAATTAATTATAGAAGATGAAAAAAAATTTTTTGAAAAAATAGATTCAAAAATATTTAACTAA
- a CDS encoding lysophospholipid acyltransferase family protein — MLIKSFKKRSLNFIGKHFASILVNMLCGSLKITEQNKEIIESLDEKNQNYVLAFWHGKMIAPWFLFRNTNSSTIISSSKDGSILANILGKWNYDVHRGSSSKGGKEVLESLILSAQNGKNVLITPDGPKGPIHKMKAGAVITAKKSDVPIILLGVSNKNKFVLRNWDKFEIPKFFSEINLKYSQPYKIDKNLSFEETDKMIKFLEEELIKLETSLEIN, encoded by the coding sequence ATGTTAATTAAAAGTTTTAAAAAACGTTCTTTGAATTTTATTGGAAAACACTTTGCAAGTATTTTGGTAAACATGCTTTGTGGTTCACTAAAAATAACTGAACAGAATAAGGAAATAATTGAATCGCTTGATGAAAAAAATCAAAATTATGTTTTAGCATTTTGGCACGGAAAAATGATTGCTCCATGGTTTTTATTTAGAAATACAAATTCATCAACAATAATAAGCAGCAGTAAAGACGGAAGCATTTTAGCAAATATTTTGGGAAAATGGAATTACGATGTTCATCGAGGTTCAAGTAGTAAAGGTGGAAAAGAGGTTTTGGAAAGTTTAATACTTTCTGCCCAAAATGGAAAAAATGTTTTAATTACTCCGGATGGACCCAAAGGACCAATTCATAAAATGAAAGCCGGAGCTGTAATTACAGCAAAAAAAAGTGATGTCCCTATAATTCTTTTGGGAGTTTCAAATAAGAATAAATTTGTTTTAAGGAATTGGGATAAATTTGAAATCCCAAAATTTTTTAGTGAAATTAATTTAAAATACTCTCAACCTTATAAAATTGATAAAAATCTTTCTTTTGAAGAAACTGATAAAATGATAAAATTCTTAGAAGAAGAATTAATTAAATTGGAAACCAGTCTGGAGATAAATTGA
- the lpxB gene encoding lipid-A-disaccharide synthase — translation MNKKIMIIAGEASGDLHGSSLIDELLKIDPALEISGIGGDRMIKSGLKKLHHISEMSFLGFFEIIKHLPFIKKVKNDLITHVKNENIKTVVLIDYPGFNLSIAKSFKQLGIKNIYYISPQIWAWGKGRISKIKNLISRMIVFFPFEKVMYDENKIHSDFVGHPLVSKIDNYNFLTKDEIIKKYNLDTNKELLTILPGSRKQEISMFFNELMVSAEKISEKYNYQIAVACADNIDENYIRNFSSLQNFKVIKNDTYSLLRNSKFAIVKSGTSTLETAIIGTPFIVVYKTNFLTYLIGKTLIKIKNIALVNIVAGKTIVKELIQNDVNPENIFKVVDDILSSEEKISKLKIDLGEIKNKLYTEGNPSKKAAGIIYSELNVN, via the coding sequence GTGAATAAAAAAATTATGATAATTGCCGGTGAAGCATCTGGAGATTTACACGGTTCATCTTTAATTGATGAACTTTTAAAGATTGATCCAGCTTTAGAAATTTCCGGAATTGGTGGCGATAGAATGATCAAGAGCGGATTGAAAAAATTACATCACATAAGTGAAATGTCCTTTCTTGGTTTTTTTGAAATAATAAAACATTTACCGTTTATAAAAAAAGTTAAAAATGATTTAATCACTCATGTGAAAAATGAAAATATTAAAACAGTAGTTCTTATTGATTATCCCGGATTTAATTTAAGTATTGCAAAAAGTTTTAAACAATTAGGCATAAAAAATATTTATTACATTTCGCCACAAATTTGGGCTTGGGGAAAAGGAAGAATTTCTAAAATTAAAAATCTAATTTCTAGAATGATTGTATTCTTCCCTTTTGAAAAAGTTATGTATGATGAAAACAAAATTCACTCGGATTTTGTTGGTCATCCATTGGTAAGTAAAATTGATAATTATAATTTTTTAACAAAAGATGAAATAATTAAAAAATATAATTTAGATACAAATAAAGAATTGCTTACAATTCTTCCCGGAAGTAGAAAACAAGAAATTAGTATGTTCTTTAATGAACTTATGGTCAGCGCTGAAAAAATCAGCGAAAAATATAATTATCAAATAGCTGTTGCTTGCGCAGATAATATCGATGAAAATTATATCAGAAATTTTTCATCGTTACAAAATTTCAAAGTAATCAAAAATGATACATACAGTTTATTAAGAAATTCAAAATTTGCAATTGTTAAATCTGGAACATCAACTTTGGAAACCGCAATTATTGGAACACCTTTTATTGTAGTCTACAAAACAAATTTTCTAACTTATTTAATTGGTAAAACTTTAATCAAAATTAAAAATATTGCTTTGGTAAATATTGTTGCGGGAAAAACTATTGTAAAAGAATTAATCCAGAATGATGTAAATCCAGAGAATATTTTTAAAGTAGTTGATGATATTTTAAGCAGTGAAGAAAAAATTTCCAAATTAAAAATTGATTTGGGTGAGATTAAAAATAAATTATACACGGAAGGAAATCCGAGTAAAAAAGCTGCGGGAATAATTTATTCGGAACTAAATGTTAATTAA
- a CDS encoding isoprenylcysteine carboxylmethyltransferase family protein — MTISKKLGKILFKNRSYTPIPFVILMIIFQKATLVSILIGFAVVVIGELFRYWGVVYAGSATRTTSGVGANQLIISGAFAHLRNPLYLGNILIYLGIGIMSMALFPYLQIIALAFFIFQYFFIIAEEEEFLTKTFGKKYEEYKINVPKLFPRISAYKTEDTKNQPLKLKAGLKSERRTLQAIVIISLIIILTFIFS, encoded by the coding sequence ATGACGATAAGTAAAAAATTAGGGAAAATACTTTTTAAGAACAGAAGCTACACCCCAATTCCATTTGTAATTTTGATGATTATTTTTCAAAAGGCAACTTTAGTAAGTATTTTAATTGGTTTTGCAGTTGTCGTAATCGGTGAACTTTTTAGATATTGGGGAGTTGTTTATGCTGGAAGCGCAACACGAACTACATCCGGCGTTGGTGCAAATCAGTTAATTATTAGCGGTGCATTCGCTCACTTGAGAAATCCGCTTTATCTCGGAAATATTTTGATCTATTTGGGAATTGGAATAATGTCAATGGCGTTATTTCCATATCTTCAAATAATTGCATTGGCATTTTTTATTTTTCAATATTTTTTCATAATTGCTGAAGAAGAAGAATTTCTTACAAAAACTTTTGGTAAGAAATATGAAGAATATAAAATCAATGTTCCAAAATTATTTCCAAGAATTTCTGCGTATAAAACTGAAGATACAAAAAATCAACCGTTGAAATTGAAAGCTGGATTAAAATCAGAAAGAAGAACATTACAAGCAATTGTAATAATTTCTTTAATAATTATTTTGACATTTATTTTTAGTTAA
- a CDS encoding MtnX-like HAD-IB family phosphatase — protein sequence MQNLQNKKFNIYIDFDGTITNIDVGEHMFIKFGDPQKCQSVIDEWVDGKISSVKVWIELCKTVKNFNETEFDKFLDEVELDPYFLEFVEYCKTNNFSTTILSDGLDYYINKISKKYKFDDLKIFSNKLLINENNSLIPSFPYGDEECKDCANCKRNHILNSSSEEDINIYIGDGYSDTCAAQHCDYIFAKRSLLKYCEKNRIPYFPFNNFNDVLKIVTQLANKKKIKKRHQASLKRRDAFMQG from the coding sequence ATGCAAAACTTACAAAATAAAAAATTTAATATTTATATAGATTTTGACGGAACTATTACCAACATTGATGTTGGCGAGCATATGTTTATTAAATTCGGTGATCCACAAAAATGTCAAAGTGTGATTGATGAATGGGTTGACGGCAAAATTAGTTCCGTAAAAGTATGGATTGAGTTATGCAAAACAGTAAAAAATTTTAATGAAACTGAATTTGATAAATTTTTAGATGAAGTTGAATTAGATCCTTATTTTCTTGAATTTGTTGAATATTGTAAAACAAATAATTTTTCCACAACTATTTTAAGTGATGGTTTAGATTATTACATCAATAAAATTTCTAAGAAATATAAATTTGATGATTTAAAAATTTTCTCAAATAAACTGTTGATCAATGAAAATAATTCGCTCATTCCCTCTTTCCCTTATGGAGATGAGGAATGCAAAGATTGTGCAAATTGCAAAAGAAATCATATTCTCAATTCTTCAAGTGAGGAAGATATAAATATTTATATTGGCGATGGATATTCCGATACTTGCGCAGCTCAACATTGTGATTATATATTTGCAAAAAGATCACTTCTAAAATATTGTGAGAAAAATAGAATTCCGTATTTCCCATTTAACAATTTTAATGATGTTTTGAAAATTGTAACTCAGTTAGCGAATAAGAAAAAAATTAAAAAAAGACATCAAGCATCTTTGAAAAGACGAGATGCATTTATGCAAGGATAA
- the smc gene encoding chromosome segregation protein SMC, translating to MHLSKVEIFGFKSFANKTVVDFTRGITGIVGPNGCGKTNIVDAIRWCLGEQKSSTLRSDKMENVIFNGTRTKKPMGMAEVSLTIMNDKGILPTDFSEVTITRRIFRSGESEYLLNKNICRLKDITNLFMDTGMGTNAYSVIELKMIETILSNKAEERRRMFEEAAGVNKYKLRRRLSLNKLDEVKKDLTRVNDIVSEVDKNVKSLERQAKKADRYNQLQTELRELELGLAEREFLLFTNQLSNFANESSVLQNQKEEIDNQRRDIEAKLIQLRQEISLIESSYREKSNLISQLTEKIFNLNKNISVSQERTKSLKNNINRFENNIEDYKIEKEDAEQNIINFSQKLEKLNSDFEQKELIVSENKTILEQKRSDLFSNREIYKSNFENFNISQKEFSSLENKISNNTKSIEQFNQTLAKLNNSIQTITSSIAKSVGFLEDLENEKMQVEQKFKESEQIYAKNFELKENLEKEISALRVKELEEKSNINNVKDKIEFFQNLINNLEGVSQGSKALIESEGWTTKDKFILADVGLPKEEFRFVIETTLKTVLNNILIDSVDELKSAIDYLKKNQLGKAYFLIKETSQKKGLLNKINNYSLSRKSKKIEKHIDFIGWANTLIEVEPKWKDYFDQSLSNTAIIKTLESAFNLIKIFPEFNFITVEGDYITSSGIVEAGSSESLEDSLFGRRKLLDDLKNEYPKLENNLSKLRNFIEEKEEEASRINLKIISDQGKILINEINNIEKQISQLEYEKSKSANDIERIQKEIQETVSGLNLTENELTNYNLQFDEKKTQINNLQNELGQFEISLKHQEEDFSKFQSEFNTLQIELERLKGESKNTSNLLNQSKETSNSLSKTIEKLLQEINNSQSEINSISSMIEDTQAEYDEINADKIIKAEEITKIEKELFEKKNNSSELEHKLNSVRNERQNISDRIHQIQVKENEISIRLENLTNHIKDEYSIQLEPKQFDDIETFNFKSTSEEVHSFKEKLKNLGPINLLAYSEYEEENERLKFLEQQRNDLVNSEKDLINTIKEINESAETVFMETFALIKQNFQKIFQSVFNPGDEADLILEEGIDPLEAKIEIIAKPKGKRPTGIELLSGGEKTLTATALLFAIYLVKPSPFCIMDEVDAPLDDANIDRFTKLLKDFSDNTQFIIVTHNKRTMEAAENMYGVTIQEEGISKLVGVQFNEEISVSA from the coding sequence TTGCATCTGTCAAAAGTAGAAATATTCGGTTTCAAATCTTTTGCTAATAAAACCGTTGTTGATTTTACAAGAGGAATTACCGGAATTGTGGGTCCAAACGGCTGCGGCAAAACAAATATTGTTGATGCAATTCGCTGGTGTTTAGGTGAACAAAAAAGCAGTACTTTAAGAAGTGACAAAATGGAGAATGTTATTTTTAATGGAACTAGAACCAAAAAACCTATGGGAATGGCTGAAGTTTCGTTAACAATAATGAATGACAAAGGAATTCTTCCAACAGATTTTTCCGAAGTTACAATTACGAGAAGAATATTCAGATCCGGTGAAAGCGAATATTTGCTAAATAAAAATATTTGCAGATTGAAAGATATTACAAATCTTTTTATGGATACCGGAATGGGAACAAATGCTTATTCCGTTATCGAATTAAAAATGATTGAAACTATCTTAAGCAATAAAGCTGAAGAGCGAAGAAGAATGTTTGAAGAAGCTGCCGGAGTTAATAAATACAAGCTCCGCAGACGACTTTCATTAAATAAACTTGATGAAGTAAAAAAAGATTTAACACGCGTTAATGATATTGTTTCTGAAGTTGATAAAAATGTAAAATCTTTAGAACGACAAGCGAAAAAAGCCGATCGATATAATCAATTGCAAACAGAATTGCGTGAATTAGAACTTGGTTTGGCCGAACGAGAATTTTTATTGTTCACTAATCAGCTTAGTAATTTTGCAAATGAATCTTCAGTTTTACAAAATCAAAAAGAAGAAATCGATAATCAGCGAAGAGATATTGAAGCAAAATTAATTCAGCTTCGACAAGAAATAAGTTTGATTGAATCTTCTTACAGAGAAAAATCAAATTTAATTTCTCAGCTCACCGAGAAAATATTTAACCTAAACAAAAATATTTCTGTTTCTCAAGAACGAACAAAATCATTAAAAAATAATATCAACAGATTTGAAAATAATATTGAAGATTATAAAATTGAAAAAGAAGATGCTGAACAAAACATTATAAATTTTTCACAAAAGTTAGAAAAGTTAAATTCTGATTTTGAGCAAAAAGAATTAATTGTTTCGGAAAATAAAACTATTCTTGAGCAAAAAAGATCTGATTTATTTTCAAATAGAGAAATTTATAAATCCAATTTTGAAAATTTTAATATTTCTCAAAAAGAATTTTCATCGTTAGAAAATAAAATTTCAAACAACACAAAATCTATTGAACAATTCAATCAAACTTTGGCAAAGCTTAATAATAGTATTCAAACAATAACTTCAAGCATTGCTAAAAGTGTTGGATTTTTAGAAGATTTAGAAAATGAAAAAATGCAAGTCGAGCAAAAGTTTAAAGAATCTGAACAAATTTATGCTAAGAATTTTGAACTAAAAGAGAATTTAGAAAAAGAAATTTCTGCATTACGAGTTAAAGAACTTGAAGAAAAAAGTAATATAAATAACGTAAAAGACAAAATAGAATTTTTCCAAAATTTAATTAATAATTTAGAAGGTGTTTCGCAAGGTTCTAAAGCTTTGATTGAAAGCGAAGGCTGGACGACAAAAGATAAATTTATTCTTGCCGATGTTGGATTGCCAAAAGAAGAATTCAGATTTGTAATTGAAACAACATTAAAAACTGTGTTGAATAATATTTTGATTGATTCTGTTGATGAATTAAAATCTGCAATTGATTATCTCAAAAAAAATCAATTAGGTAAAGCATACTTTTTAATTAAAGAAACTTCTCAGAAGAAAGGATTGTTGAATAAAATTAATAATTATTCCTTATCACGCAAATCTAAAAAGATTGAAAAACATATTGATTTTATTGGCTGGGCAAATACTTTAATTGAAGTTGAACCAAAATGGAAAGATTATTTTGATCAAAGTTTATCAAATACAGCTATTATCAAAACTTTAGAAAGTGCTTTTAATTTAATTAAAATTTTTCCGGAGTTTAATTTTATTACTGTTGAAGGAGATTATATCACAAGTTCCGGAATTGTAGAAGCTGGTTCTTCGGAAAGTTTGGAAGATTCTCTTTTCGGAAGAAGAAAATTGCTTGATGATTTGAAAAATGAATATCCAAAATTGGAAAATAATTTAAGCAAGTTAAGAAATTTTATTGAAGAGAAAGAAGAGGAAGCTTCAAGAATTAATTTGAAAATAATTTCCGATCAAGGAAAAATTTTAATCAACGAAATTAATAATATTGAAAAACAAATTTCTCAACTTGAATATGAAAAAAGCAAATCTGCAAATGATATCGAACGAATTCAAAAAGAAATTCAAGAAACTGTTAGTGGATTAAATCTTACAGAAAATGAATTAACAAATTATAATTTGCAATTCGATGAAAAGAAAACTCAAATTAATAATTTACAAAATGAATTAGGTCAATTTGAAATTTCACTAAAGCATCAAGAAGAAGATTTCTCAAAATTCCAATCAGAATTTAATACACTCCAAATTGAGCTTGAAAGATTAAAAGGTGAGAGTAAGAATACTTCCAATTTGCTTAATCAATCGAAAGAAACGAGCAATTCACTTTCAAAAACAATAGAAAAACTTTTGCAAGAAATAAATAATTCTCAGAGCGAAATAAATTCAATCAGCTCAATGATTGAAGATACTCAAGCGGAATATGATGAAATAAATGCCGATAAAATTATTAAAGCTGAAGAAATCACAAAAATTGAAAAAGAATTATTTGAAAAGAAAAATAATTCATCTGAACTTGAACATAAATTAAATTCCGTTAGAAATGAAAGACAAAATATTTCTGATAGAATTCATCAAATTCAAGTTAAAGAAAATGAGATTTCTATTAGATTGGAAAATCTCACAAATCATATAAAAGATGAATACAGCATTCAGCTTGAGCCAAAACAATTTGATGATATCGAAACTTTTAATTTCAAGTCAACTTCGGAAGAAGTTCATTCATTTAAAGAAAAATTAAAAAATCTTGGTCCAATTAATCTACTTGCATATTCAGAATATGAAGAAGAAAATGAAAGGTTGAAATTTTTAGAACAACAGCGAAATGATTTAGTCAATTCTGAAAAAGATTTGATAAATACAATTAAAGAAATTAATGAATCTGCTGAAACGGTTTTTATGGAAACATTTGCTTTAATTAAACAAAATTTTCAGAAAATATTTCAGTCCGTTTTTAATCCCGGTGATGAAGCAGATTTAATTCTTGAAGAAGGCATAGATCCGTTAGAAGCAAAAATAGAAATTATTGCAAAACCAAAAGGTAAACGTCCAACCGGAATTGAACTTTTATCCGGAGGGGAAAAAACCTTAACTGCAACTGCATTACTGTTTGCAATTTATCTTGTTAAACCAAGTCCGTTTTGTATTATGGATGAAGTTGATGCGCCGCTTGATGATGCAAACATTGATCGTTTTACAAAATTGCTGAAAGATTTTAGTGATAATACCCAGTTCATAATTGTTACACACAATAAAAGAACTATGGAAGCAGCGGAAAATATGTACGGTGTTACAATTCAAGAAGAAGGAATTTCAAAATTAGTCGGTGTTCAATTTAACGAAGAAATAAGTGTTTCTGCTTAA
- a CDS encoding triose-phosphate isomerase, with product MRKYIIAGNWKMNKNLSDAIQLVSDLKTELDGKTINAEVVVAPPFVSLEAVKSLIKDSVIKLGAQNMHSVDSGAFTGEISADMLKSVGCDYVILGHSERRTIFGETDEFINLKVKQALKNNLIPVLCCGESLEERENATTFNVVETQIKACLNGLSNEEIKNTVIAYEPIWAIGTGKTASPEQAQEVHEFIRKLLTNLTNSEIASEITIQYGGSVNAKNAKELLSKPDIDGALVGGACLKADSFRDIILSV from the coding sequence ATGAGAAAGTATATTATTGCCGGAAATTGGAAAATGAACAAAAATTTGTCCGATGCAATTCAATTAGTTTCAGATTTGAAAACTGAATTAGATGGAAAGACAATTAATGCAGAAGTAGTTGTTGCCCCACCATTTGTTTCATTGGAAGCTGTTAAATCATTGATAAAAGATTCTGTAATAAAATTAGGTGCACAAAATATGCATTCTGTTGATTCCGGCGCTTTTACTGGTGAAATTTCAGCAGATATGTTAAAAAGTGTCGGTTGCGATTACGTTATTTTGGGCCATTCAGAAAGAAGAACTATTTTTGGTGAAACTGATGAATTTATCAATTTAAAAGTTAAACAAGCATTAAAAAATAATTTAATTCCAGTTTTATGTTGCGGCGAATCTTTGGAAGAAAGAGAAAACGCAACAACATTTAATGTTGTAGAAACTCAAATTAAAGCATGTTTAAATGGTTTATCAAATGAGGAAATCAAAAATACCGTAATTGCATACGAGCCAATTTGGGCAATAGGAACCGGTAAAACAGCTTCTCCGGAACAAGCACAAGAAGTTCATGAATTTATAAGAAAACTTTTAACAAATTTAACAAACTCAGAAATTGCATCCGAAATTACAATTCAATATGGTGGAAGCGTAAACGCAAAAAATGCAAAAGAATTATTATCAAAACCGGATATTGATGGAGCATTAGTCGGCGGTGCATGTTTAAAAGCTGATTCTTTCAGAGATATAATATTAAGTGTTTAA
- a CDS encoding NifU family protein, translated as MTQIDFNLVEQTLESIRPFLKEDNGDIELVNITNDGIVEVKLIGACLNCPMSTMTLRAGVERVLMNAIPQIKRVESIN; from the coding sequence ATGACACAAATAGATTTTAATCTTGTTGAACAAACTTTAGAATCAATAAGACCATTTTTAAAAGAAGATAATGGTGATATTGAACTTGTAAATATCACGAATGACGGAATTGTAGAAGTTAAATTAATTGGCGCATGTTTAAATTGTCCAATGTCCACAATGACATTACGCGCCGGTGTTGAAAGAGTTTTAATGAACGCAATTCCACAAATAAAAAGAGTTGAATCAATAAATTAA
- a CDS encoding Mrp/NBP35 family ATP-binding protein: MAENLSGQIGTLHTKLLPNVKYTIAVASGKGGVGKSTVSVNLALALAKLGAKVGLLDADIYGPSIPLMMGITGKPKIFQSEGNNKMIPLENYGIKLMSIGFLIDDDNPVIWRGPMASGALKQFMSDVDWGELDYLIYDLPPGTGDIQLTLVQTIPLTGAIIVTTPQEVSLIDAKKGLKMFEKVNVPVYGIIENMSYFIAPDTGNKYNIFGTGGGKSLAKDLNSRFLGGIPIDPRICEGGDNGKPIVQVLPESEESQIIIGIAQNLITSVENNASSSSEIEIEL, from the coding sequence ATGGCGGAAAATTTAAGTGGACAAATAGGAACTTTACACACAAAACTTTTACCTAACGTAAAATATACAATTGCTGTTGCTAGTGGAAAAGGTGGAGTTGGAAAAAGTACAGTTTCAGTAAATTTAGCTTTGGCTTTAGCAAAATTAGGTGCAAAAGTTGGTTTATTAGACGCGGATATTTATGGTCCAAGTATTCCATTAATGATGGGAATTACCGGAAAACCAAAAATATTTCAAAGTGAAGGAAATAATAAAATGATTCCGTTGGAGAATTACGGTATTAAATTGATGTCAATTGGATTTTTAATTGATGACGATAATCCCGTAATTTGGCGCGGACCAATGGCAAGCGGTGCATTAAAACAATTTATGTCTGATGTTGATTGGGGAGAACTTGATTATTTAATTTATGATTTACCTCCTGGGACCGGAGATATTCAATTAACATTGGTGCAAACAATTCCCTTAACCGGAGCAATTATTGTTACAACTCCTCAAGAAGTTTCATTAATTGATGCGAAAAAAGGTTTGAAAATGTTTGAAAAAGTTAATGTTCCAGTTTACGGAATTATTGAAAATATGAGTTATTTTATTGCTCCAGATACCGGCAATAAATATAATATTTTTGGTACCGGCGGCGGTAAAAGTTTAGCAAAAGATTTAAACTCAAGATTTCTGGGCGGAATTCCAATTGATCCAAGAATTTGTGAAGGCGGAGACAATGGGAAACCAATAGTTCAAGTTTTACCTGAAAGTGAAGAATCACAAATAATAATTGGAATTGCACAAAATTTAATTACATCGGTTGAAAATAATGCTTCCTCATCATCAGAAATTGAAATAGAATTGTAA
- a CDS encoding metal-dependent transcriptional regulator: MATISKENYLKTIFLLNSISGKIITSSELAKEMNVTKAAISEMANKLSEQGYVEYQKFKGIKLLAKGKKIAVDVIRKHRLWELFLIKTLGLSWDEVHAEAEKLEHYTTANLIDKIDEHLNFPVFDPHGEPIPNKKGEFRAEKNDIPLKESLVNKKYIIARVNDRSDELMKYLSKINISLNKEISIMEKINFDGSIIIESDKHRQMLSEKITENIYVREIEK; this comes from the coding sequence ATGGCAACAATATCTAAAGAAAACTATTTAAAGACAATTTTTTTGCTGAATAGTATTAGTGGGAAAATTATTACTTCATCTGAATTGGCAAAAGAGATGAATGTAACAAAAGCAGCAATTTCAGAGATGGCAAATAAATTATCTGAACAAGGTTATGTTGAATATCAAAAATTCAAAGGAATTAAATTATTAGCAAAAGGGAAAAAAATTGCTGTTGATGTAATTCGTAAGCACAGATTATGGGAATTATTTCTTATAAAAACTTTAGGATTATCTTGGGATGAAGTTCACGCAGAAGCTGAAAAATTGGAACATTATACAACTGCAAATCTAATTGATAAAATAGATGAACATTTAAATTTTCCGGTTTTTGATCCGCATGGAGAACCGATTCCAAATAAAAAAGGCGAGTTTCGCGCCGAAAAAAATGATATTCCTTTGAAAGAAAGTTTAGTTAATAAAAAATATATTATCGCTCGAGTAAATGACAGATCAGATGAACTGATGAAATATTTATCAAAAATTAATATTTCCCTCAACAAAGAAATTTCTATTATGGAAAAAATAAATTTTGATGGATCAATAATTATTGAAAGTGATAAACATAGACAAATGTTAAGCGAGAAAATAACCGAAAATATTTATGTGAGGGAAATTGAAAAATGA